One stretch of Streptomyces peucetius DNA includes these proteins:
- a CDS encoding M23 family metallopeptidase: MTVGKLFRIVYRLSWMAFFALVAIKVFVGLPFPMLWIWLPALVAVAIVLGASARARRVQRQDPREPVETEPPVRGRWAALNSPADRTPSHGTHGYGQTYAIDVLAEPAEGGRPGFRALWPMVRRNKDFPTFGEPLFAVADATVVHTENRQRDHLSRNSLPAVLYLMLVEGSLRDIGGVRKILGNHVVLDLGNGVFAAYAHLQLGSVTVRPGDRVRAGRQIARCGNSGNSTEPHLHFQLMDGPDADTAVGIPFRWRGVGVPANGEAFVVENPVSHGMGTP; the protein is encoded by the coding sequence ATGACCGTCGGCAAACTGTTCAGGATCGTCTACCGGCTGAGCTGGATGGCGTTCTTCGCGCTCGTCGCCATCAAGGTCTTTGTCGGTCTGCCGTTCCCGATGCTCTGGATCTGGCTCCCCGCGCTGGTCGCGGTGGCGATAGTCCTGGGCGCCTCGGCCCGCGCCCGGCGCGTGCAGCGCCAGGACCCGCGTGAGCCGGTCGAGACCGAGCCCCCCGTACGCGGTCGCTGGGCGGCGCTGAACAGCCCCGCCGACCGGACACCGAGCCACGGCACGCACGGCTACGGCCAGACGTACGCCATCGACGTCCTGGCCGAGCCGGCGGAAGGCGGCCGGCCGGGCTTCCGGGCGCTGTGGCCGATGGTGCGCCGCAACAAGGACTTCCCCACTTTCGGAGAGCCGCTGTTCGCCGTCGCGGACGCCACGGTCGTCCACACGGAGAACCGCCAGCGCGACCATCTCAGCCGCAACTCCCTGCCCGCGGTGCTCTATCTGATGCTCGTCGAGGGGTCGCTGCGGGACATCGGCGGGGTGCGCAAGATCCTTGGCAATCATGTCGTCCTCGACCTCGGCAACGGTGTGTTCGCCGCGTACGCCCACCTCCAGCTGGGCTCGGTGACCGTCCGCCCCGGTGACCGGGTGCGGGCGGGCCGGCAGATCGCCCGGTGCGGGAACTCGGGCAACTCCACCGAACCCCACCTCCACTTCCAGCTGATGGACGGCCCCGACGCCGACACCGCGGTCGGGATCCCGTTCCGCTGGCGCGGAGTCGGAGTCCCGGCGAACGGCGAGGCGTTCGTCGTCGAGAACCCCGTGTCCCACGGCATGGGCACCCCGTAG
- a CDS encoding maleylpyruvate isomerase family mycothiol-dependent enzyme: MPPASKRLRAYDFDTTRAAVLAQFGQVRQAVGTLTEEQLALPTRLGDWSVRELAAHIAMVSGLVTRYLRLPEPGRQDLALLDWPFATVTAAGQVDEDTRVFADGGSVVELFDRTAAGLGELLAAAAAERLVPMRFGGMRLGDFMVTRTVELIVHTDDLNDATGLGVPYDRRALAACTRLLADALAVKAPGASTEVRVPPFAVVQCVEGPRHTRGTPPNVVETDPLTWIRLATGRTAWRDALDAAKASASGERADLGALLPILG, translated from the coding sequence ATGCCACCGGCCAGCAAGCGCCTTCGCGCCTACGATTTCGACACCACGCGTGCCGCCGTCCTCGCCCAGTTCGGGCAGGTGCGGCAGGCGGTGGGCACCCTCACCGAGGAGCAGCTCGCGCTGCCGACGCGGCTCGGTGACTGGAGCGTGCGGGAGCTCGCCGCACACATCGCGATGGTCTCCGGGCTCGTCACGCGGTATCTGCGGCTGCCGGAGCCGGGCCGGCAGGACCTGGCGCTGCTCGACTGGCCCTTCGCGACGGTCACGGCGGCCGGGCAGGTGGACGAGGACACCCGGGTGTTCGCCGACGGCGGCTCGGTCGTCGAGCTGTTCGACCGTACGGCCGCGGGCCTCGGGGAGCTGCTGGCGGCGGCGGCCGCGGAGCGACTCGTACCGATGCGCTTCGGCGGCATGCGGCTCGGGGACTTCATGGTCACCCGTACCGTCGAGCTGATCGTCCACACCGACGACCTGAACGACGCGACCGGGCTGGGCGTCCCTTACGACCGACGGGCGCTGGCCGCGTGCACCCGGCTGCTCGCCGACGCTCTGGCGGTCAAGGCGCCGGGGGCGTCGACCGAGGTGCGGGTCCCGCCGTTCGCCGTCGTGCAGTGCGTCGAAGGCCCCCGGCACACCCGGGGCACCCCGCCCAACGTCGTCGAGACCGATCCGCTGACCTGGATCCGGCTGGCCACCGGCCGTACGGCGTGGCGGGACGCGCTGGACGCGGCGAAGGCCAGCGCGAGCGGGGAGCGCGCCGACCTCGGGGCGCTGCTGCCGATCCTCGGCTGA
- the purL gene encoding phosphoribosylformylglycinamidine synthase subunit PurL, which yields MTLDTVKHAGETPDAEQPWKELGLKEDEYARIREILGRRPTGAELAMYSVMWSEHCSYKSSKVHLKQFGEKTPANDAMLVGIGENAGVVDVGQGYAVTFKVESHNHPSYIEPYQGAATGVGGIVRDILAMGARPVAVVDPLRFGAADHPDTRRVLPGVVAGIGGYGNCLGLPNIGGEVVFDACYQGNPLVNAGCIGVMKHEDIHLAKASGPGNKVILYGARTGGDGIGGVSVLASETFDDTKPTKRPAVQVGDPFQEKLLIECTLEIFKEKLVAGIQDLGGAGLSCATSELASAGSGGMRVELDTVPLRDATLSPEEILMSESQERMCAIVEPHHVDRFMEICEKWDVIATVIGEVTEGERLEIFWHGEQIVDVPPGTVAHEGPTYHRPYARPSWQDALQADDANKLARPANAQELREQILRLVASPNQASKAWITDQYDRFVQGNTVLAQPEDAGMVRIDEESNLGVAMATDGNGRYAKLDPYTGAQLALAEAYRNVAASGARPLAISDCLNFGSPEDPDVMWQFAEATRGLADGCLQLGTPVTGGNVSLYNQTGESAIHPTPVVAVLGVIDDVNRRTPIAFAEEGQLLYLLGDTREEFGGSAWSQVIHDHLGGMPPKVDLDREKLLGEILISASRDGMIDAAHDLSDGGLVQAVVESCLRGGNGARLVVPDGLDAFTFLLSESAGRAVVAVPRSEELRFTDMCGARGLPATRIGVVDGDAVEVQGEFSIPLTELRTAHEETIPGLLV from the coding sequence ATGACTCTCGACACCGTCAAGCACGCGGGCGAGACCCCGGACGCCGAGCAGCCCTGGAAGGAGCTCGGCCTCAAGGAGGACGAGTACGCGCGTATCCGCGAGATCCTGGGCCGGCGTCCGACCGGCGCGGAGCTCGCGATGTACAGCGTCATGTGGTCCGAGCACTGCTCGTACAAGAGCAGCAAGGTCCATCTGAAGCAGTTCGGTGAGAAGACCCCCGCAAACGACGCCATGCTCGTCGGCATCGGTGAGAACGCGGGTGTCGTCGACGTCGGCCAGGGTTACGCGGTCACCTTCAAGGTCGAGTCGCACAACCACCCCTCGTACATCGAGCCCTACCAGGGTGCGGCCACCGGCGTCGGCGGCATCGTCCGCGACATTCTCGCGATGGGCGCCCGCCCGGTCGCCGTGGTCGACCCGCTGCGCTTCGGTGCCGCCGACCACCCCGACACCAGGCGTGTCCTGCCGGGTGTGGTGGCCGGCATCGGCGGCTACGGCAACTGCCTGGGTCTGCCGAACATCGGTGGCGAGGTCGTCTTCGACGCCTGCTACCAGGGCAACCCGCTGGTCAACGCCGGCTGCATCGGTGTGATGAAGCACGAGGACATCCACCTCGCCAAGGCGTCGGGCCCCGGCAACAAGGTCATCCTCTACGGCGCCCGGACCGGCGGCGACGGCATCGGCGGCGTCTCGGTCCTCGCGTCCGAGACCTTCGACGACACGAAGCCCACCAAGCGGCCCGCCGTGCAGGTCGGTGACCCGTTCCAGGAGAAGCTCCTGATCGAGTGCACCCTTGAGATCTTCAAGGAGAAGCTCGTCGCGGGCATCCAGGACCTCGGCGGCGCCGGTCTGTCCTGTGCCACCTCCGAGCTGGCGTCCGCCGGCTCCGGCGGTATGCGGGTCGAGCTGGACACCGTGCCGCTGCGCGATGCGACGCTCTCGCCCGAGGAGATCCTCATGAGCGAGTCGCAGGAGCGCATGTGCGCGATCGTCGAGCCGCACCACGTCGACCGCTTCATGGAGATCTGCGAGAAGTGGGACGTCATCGCCACCGTCATCGGTGAGGTGACCGAGGGCGAGCGGCTGGAGATCTTCTGGCACGGCGAGCAGATCGTGGACGTGCCGCCCGGCACCGTCGCCCACGAGGGCCCGACGTACCACCGTCCGTACGCCCGGCCGTCGTGGCAGGACGCGTTGCAGGCCGACGACGCGAACAAGCTGGCCCGTCCGGCGAACGCGCAGGAGCTGCGCGAGCAGATCCTCAGGCTGGTCGCCTCTCCGAACCAGGCCTCCAAGGCGTGGATCACGGACCAGTACGACCGGTTCGTACAGGGCAACACCGTGCTTGCCCAGCCCGAGGACGCGGGCATGGTCCGGATCGACGAGGAGTCGAACCTGGGCGTGGCCATGGCGACCGACGGCAACGGCCGGTACGCGAAGCTCGACCCGTACACCGGTGCGCAGCTCGCGCTGGCGGAGGCGTACCGCAACGTCGCCGCTTCCGGTGCGAGGCCGCTGGCGATCTCCGACTGCCTGAACTTCGGCTCGCCGGAGGACCCGGATGTCATGTGGCAGTTCGCCGAGGCCACCCGTGGTCTGGCGGACGGCTGCCTGCAGCTGGGCACGCCGGTCACCGGCGGCAACGTCTCGCTCTACAACCAGACGGGCGAGAGCGCGATCCACCCGACACCGGTCGTGGCCGTGCTCGGAGTGATCGACGACGTGAACCGCCGGACCCCGATCGCGTTCGCCGAGGAAGGCCAGCTGCTCTATCTCCTGGGCGACACCCGTGAGGAGTTCGGCGGCTCGGCCTGGTCCCAGGTGATCCACGACCACCTCGGCGGCATGCCGCCGAAGGTCGACCTCGACCGGGAGAAGCTGCTGGGCGAGATCCTCATCTCGGCCTCCCGCGACGGCATGATCGACGCCGCCCACGACCTGTCCGACGGCGGACTGGTCCAGGCCGTCGTCGAGTCCTGCCTGCGCGGCGGCAACGGCGCCCGCCTGGTCGTCCCCGACGGCCTCGACGCCTTCACGTTCCTGCTCAGCGAATCGGCCGGCCGCGCGGTCGTCGCCGTCCCGCGCAGCGAGGAGCTCCGCTTCACCGACATGTGCGGCGCACGCGGCCTGCCCGCGACCCGCATCGGCGTCGTCGACGGTGACGCGGTGGAGGTGCAGGGCGAGTTCAGCATCCCGCTGACCGAGCTGCGCACCGCCCACGAGGAGACCATCCCGGGTCTGCTCGTCTGA
- the purS gene encoding phosphoribosylformylglycinamidine synthase subunit PurS produces MARVVVDVMLKPEILDPQGQAVQRALPRLGFAGIADVRQGKRFELEVDGPVDDAALARIHEMAETFLANTVIEDFVVKVES; encoded by the coding sequence GTGGCTCGCGTCGTAGTCGACGTCATGCTCAAGCCCGAGATCCTCGACCCCCAGGGACAGGCGGTGCAGCGTGCACTGCCTCGCCTGGGATTCGCCGGGATCGCGGACGTCCGTCAGGGAAAGCGCTTCGAACTGGAGGTGGACGGACCCGTCGACGACGCCGCGCTCGCCCGCATCCATGAGATGGCTGAAACGTTCCTCGCCAACACCGTCATCGAGGACTTCGTCGTGAAGGTGGAGTCGTGA
- a CDS encoding ArsR/SmtB family transcription factor yields MDLEKRVAELERRMAALEGAAPTVAAPAEGDFWALEGLKQQLAQAGEAAADGGVLFTGAVRLPTQERYEWQYGVLTADVLGEDAGDRSQTAESLAALGNAVRLRLLREILGGRRTAAELAELEGLGTTGQIYHHLRQLTGAGWLHTTGRGRYEVPGARVVPLLVVLTAACP; encoded by the coding sequence ATGGATCTGGAGAAGCGGGTCGCCGAGTTGGAGCGGCGGATGGCGGCGCTCGAAGGCGCCGCGCCCACCGTCGCAGCGCCCGCAGAGGGCGATTTCTGGGCACTGGAAGGCCTGAAGCAGCAACTCGCCCAGGCGGGCGAGGCCGCAGCGGACGGCGGCGTGCTCTTCACCGGAGCCGTACGCCTGCCCACCCAAGAGCGGTACGAGTGGCAGTACGGCGTGCTCACCGCCGACGTCCTCGGCGAGGACGCCGGCGACCGGTCGCAGACCGCTGAGTCACTGGCCGCCCTCGGCAACGCCGTCCGGCTGCGGCTGCTGCGCGAGATCCTCGGCGGCCGCCGCACCGCCGCCGAACTGGCCGAGCTCGAAGGGCTCGGCACGACCGGCCAGATCTACCACCATCTGCGCCAGCTGACCGGTGCGGGCTGGCTCCACACCACAGGCCGCGGTCGCTACGAGGTGCCCGGGGCCCGTGTGGTCCCGCTGCTCGTGGTGCTGACCGCCGCGTGCCCGTGA
- a CDS encoding META domain-containing protein — translation MRTKLSISVTALAVVALAACGAESGSGPGSGGGTVQPDVPVTGVHWSVDSVTVDGRRTAAPADAHVEITDEGRAQGNYGCNHFGADVKVEGDTIIVQPAEMTEMACEEKVQNFEDMLRAALTGRLRADLTDGRLTLTTQKGDSITLTSEPPAPLVGTRWTVNSLVSGDTAASLPAGAEDKAYLTFGKDGSVAGSLGCNRFTSTAEVSEDSITFGRLAATKKLCEGPEMDLERKMVKVFEGTVAYELNHRSLTLTGPDGEGFAALATDLPGEK, via the coding sequence ATGCGCACCAAGCTGAGCATCTCAGTCACCGCACTGGCCGTCGTCGCGCTCGCCGCCTGCGGCGCGGAGTCCGGTTCCGGACCGGGCTCCGGCGGCGGTACCGTGCAGCCGGACGTACCCGTGACGGGTGTCCACTGGTCGGTCGACAGCGTCACCGTCGACGGCAGAAGGACCGCGGCCCCGGCCGACGCGCATGTCGAGATCACCGACGAGGGCAGGGCCCAGGGCAACTACGGGTGCAACCACTTCGGCGCCGATGTGAAGGTCGAGGGCGACACGATCATCGTGCAGCCCGCCGAGATGACCGAGATGGCCTGCGAGGAGAAGGTCCAGAACTTCGAGGACATGCTGCGCGCCGCCCTCACCGGCCGGCTCAGGGCCGACCTGACCGACGGCAGGCTGACCCTCACGACGCAGAAGGGCGACTCCATCACCCTCACGTCGGAGCCGCCCGCACCGCTGGTCGGCACCAGGTGGACGGTGAACAGCCTGGTCTCCGGCGACACGGCGGCATCGCTGCCCGCCGGCGCCGAGGACAAGGCGTATCTGACCTTCGGCAAGGACGGTTCCGTGGCCGGCAGTCTCGGCTGCAACCGCTTCACCAGCACCGCGGAGGTCTCCGAGGACTCGATCACCTTCGGCCGCCTGGCCGCCACGAAGAAGCTGTGCGAGGGCCCCGAGATGGACCTCGAGCGCAAGATGGTCAAGGTTTTCGAAGGGACGGTGGCGTACGAGCTGAACCACCGCTCCCTGACGCTCACCGGCCCGGACGGCGAAGGCTTCGCCGCCCTTGCCACGGACCTCCCCGGCGAGAAGTGA
- the purQ gene encoding phosphoribosylformylglycinamidine synthase subunit PurQ, with amino-acid sequence MTSRIGVVTFPGTLDDRDALRAARLAGAEPVPLWHRDKDLKQVDAVVLAGGFSYGDYLRAGAISRFSPVMDTIVEQARAGMPVLGICNGFQILTESHLLPGAMLRNNHLHFICRDQKLRVENADTAWTADYEAGQEISVPLKNIDGRYVADERVLDELEAEGRVAFRYLDGNPNGSLRDIAGITNAAGNVVGLMPHPEHAVEPLIGTGRTDGLGFFTSILKRLIAA; translated from the coding sequence GTGACCTCTCGTATCGGAGTCGTCACCTTCCCCGGAACACTGGACGACCGTGACGCGCTGCGCGCCGCGCGACTCGCCGGCGCCGAGCCGGTTCCGCTGTGGCACCGCGACAAGGACCTGAAGCAGGTCGACGCGGTCGTGCTCGCCGGAGGCTTCTCGTACGGCGACTATCTGCGTGCCGGGGCGATCTCCCGGTTCTCGCCGGTGATGGACACGATCGTCGAGCAGGCGAGGGCCGGTATGCCGGTCCTGGGCATCTGCAACGGTTTCCAGATCCTCACCGAGTCGCATCTGCTGCCGGGCGCGATGCTGCGCAACAACCATCTGCACTTCATCTGCCGTGACCAGAAGCTGCGGGTGGAGAACGCGGACACCGCCTGGACGGCCGACTACGAGGCGGGCCAGGAGATCTCGGTACCGCTGAAGAACATCGACGGCCGGTACGTCGCCGACGAGCGGGTGCTGGACGAGCTCGAGGCGGAGGGCCGGGTCGCGTTCCGCTACCTCGACGGCAACCCGAACGGTTCGCTGCGCGACATCGCCGGCATCACCAACGCCGCGGGCAACGTGGTCGGCCTGATGCCGCACCCCGAGCACGCCGTGGAGCCCCTGATCGGTACCGGCCGTACCGACGGGCTCGGATTCTTCACCTCGATCCTGAAGAGGCTGATTGCAGCATGA
- a CDS encoding histone-like nucleoid-structuring protein Lsr2: MAQRVVVTLSDDIDGGEAAETVEFGLDGKSYEIDLNPSNAKKLRKALAPYMAAGRRRATGGKRDRSRTVTYRHTAVEPAPAAVRAWAQSNKMDVPARGRIPKHVYEAFREAS; encoded by the coding sequence GTGGCTCAGCGAGTGGTGGTCACGCTCTCCGACGACATCGACGGCGGAGAAGCGGCGGAAACGGTCGAGTTCGGCCTCGACGGTAAGTCGTACGAGATCGACCTCAATCCCTCCAATGCAAAGAAACTGCGCAAGGCACTGGCGCCGTACATGGCGGCCGGCCGGAGGCGGGCGACCGGCGGCAAGCGCGACAGGTCCCGCACCGTCACCTACCGCCACACCGCGGTTGAGCCCGCGCCGGCGGCGGTCCGGGCATGGGCACAGTCCAACAAGATGGACGTCCCGGCCCGCGGGCGCATCCCCAAGCACGTCTACGAGGCGTTCCGCGAGGCGAGTTGA